Proteins encoded within one genomic window of Nomia melanderi isolate GNS246 chromosome 8, iyNomMela1, whole genome shotgun sequence:
- the galla-2 gene encoding MIP18 family protein galla-2 gives MTDTLENINPKLYRKIDERLITAEDEDEDIADEFDAREIFDLIKNINDPEHPLTLEELNVVEQNLIEIDNEANKIHVKFTPTIPHCSMATLIGLSIRVQLLRALPSRFKVNVEITPGTHMSEAAVNKQLADKERVAAALENSHLLEVINQCVGVKS, from the exons ATGACGGACACATTAGAAAACATTAATCCAAAGTTATATAGGAAGATAGATGAAAGATTAATAACCGcagaagatgaagatgaagatattGCGGATGAATTTGATGCACGTGAAATTTTTG ATCTTATAAAAAACATCAATGACCCTGAACATCCCTTAACATTAGAAGAGTTGAATGTGGTAGAGCAGAATCTTATTGAG ATTGATAATGAAGCAaacaaaattcatgtaaaatttaCACCGACAATACCACACTGTAGTATGGCAACATTAATTGGTTTATCAATCAGAGTTCAACTTTTAAGAGCTTTGCCTTCAAGGTTTAAAGTTAATGTAGAAATTACACCAGGTACCCATATGTCAGAAGCAGCAGTAAATAAACAACTTGCTGATAAAGAAAGAGTCGCTGCTGCTCTTGAAAATAGTCATTTACTTGAAGTAATTAATCAATGTGTTGGAGTTAAgagttaa
- the LOC116426530 gene encoding mitochondrial inner membrane protein OXA1L-like, which produces MLLRLTRCINRKLLLTSNINAPVSQRLQKVIRFVATTSVQPQNAINPKLDAPTINTPQVPAEQQVQNVVESTTNPITEKVLISEIPDIPKIPNVVETITQLYPNGEPTLESLGLGGYSPFGIVQKGFEALHVYCHMPWWAAILAGTMIVRILIFPIALRIQKHAVNMQNNLPKLQKLQLNMSLARRSGDDYQVAICGHELSKFMKEKQLNPFKSFGLSLLQLPIFLSILIGLRRMTEAPVQSLKEGGLWWFADLTTCDPYYVLPILTCATMYISIEYNLILTANMSTMVKYFLRAMPVVLFPFLMKWPGAILCYWLSTNVFSLLQSRLLKVGPVREYFKIPANVKHDIENLPKKPKSFKAGVKEAWTNVKISSKMEDKRRADAVRFNDAGKGPLKKTFKYDPTKKRPPTAAEILTKSK; this is translated from the exons atgtTGCTACGATTAACCAGATGTATTAATCGAAAATTGTTGTTAACTTCGAACATAAATGCCCCGGTATCTCAAAGGTTACAG aaaGTAATTAGATTCGTTGCAACTACTTCAGTCCAACCTCAAAATGCAATTAATCCAAAACTAGATGCACCTACAATAAATACTCCACAAG tgCCGGCTGAGCAACAGGTTCAGAATGTAGTAGAAAGCACAACTAATCCAATTACTGAAAAAGTTTTGATAAGTGAAATACCAG ATATTCCAAAAATACCAAACGTAGTAGAAACTATAACTCAATTATATCCAAATGGTGAACCAACGTTAGAGAGCTTGGGATTGGGTGGATATTCTCCCTTTGGAATTGTTCAAAAAGGTTTTGAAGCATTGCATGTTTATTGTCATATGCCATGGTGGGCAGCAATTCTTGCAGGAACAATGAttgttagaatattaatatttccaatagCACTTCGTATACAAAAACATGCTGTAAATATGCAGAATAATTTACCAAAACTACAAAAATTACAGTTAAATATGTCATTAGCAAGAAGGAGTGGAGATGATTACCAAg TTGCTATATGTGGCCATGAGTTATctaaatttatgaaagaaaaacaATTGAATCCTTTTAAAAGTTTCGGTTTATCTTTATTACaa CTTCCCATTTTTCTCTCAATTCTTATTGGTTTGAGACGAATGACAGAAGCTCCAGTTCAAAGCTTAAAAGAAGGCGGATTATGGTGGTTTGCAGATTTAACTACCTGTGATCCATATTACGTTTTACCTATACTTACTTGTGCAACAATGTATATATCTATAGAATATAATCTTATATTAACTGCTAATATGAGCACtatggtaaaatattttctgcgtGCTATGCCAGTCGttttgtttccatttttaatgaaatggcCAGGG GCTATTTTATGTTATTGGTTATCAACAAACGTTTTCTCCTTACTACAAAGCAGACTACTAAAAGTAGGTCCAGTAAGAGAGTATTTCAAGATTCCAGCAAATGTCAAACATGACATTGAAAATCTTCCTAAAAAACCAAAATCTTTCAAGGCAGGCGTAAAAGAAg CTTGGACTAATGTCAAAATAAGTAGCAAAATGGAAGATAAAAGACGTGCAGATGCAGTACGGTTTAACGATGCAGGGAAAGGTCCTTTGAAAAAGACATTCAAATATGATCCAACGAAAAAACGACCACCAACAGCAGCAGAAATTTTAACAAAGAGTAAATAA